A genome region from Desulfosoma caldarium includes the following:
- a CDS encoding DctP family TRAP transporter solute-binding subunit gives MRGRGWWAIVAVLTVLVMAPGWTMAGTYKDEYKMSIVVGPKGPWGEGAQKFADLVRERTQGRINIKCYFAGQLFAGKQTNEFMLMRQGVIDFALASTINWSPQVPSLNLFALPFFFESYEQLDAVKNGAPGMELFRQIEERGVVPLAWGENGFRELTNRVRAVDSPEAIKGLKVRVVGSPIFIDTFRALEANPINMNWGEAQTAFQQGTVDGQENPVNAVIIPYQLWQVHKYISIWHYAIDPLILGASQKTWKTFSPEDQAILKQAAVDACAWEIQQARQGLQGDMSALDTLRQNGMEVTVFTPQMRAAFREKTQAVYNDWKEKIGADLVTQAEKLLGR, from the coding sequence ATGAGAGGACGTGGTTGGTGGGCGATTGTAGCGGTCTTGACCGTCCTGGTGATGGCTCCTGGCTGGACCATGGCCGGAACCTACAAGGACGAGTACAAAATGAGCATCGTCGTGGGCCCCAAAGGGCCGTGGGGCGAAGGGGCCCAAAAATTCGCCGACCTGGTGCGGGAAAGGACGCAAGGACGCATCAACATCAAGTGTTACTTTGCAGGGCAACTCTTTGCCGGAAAACAAACCAATGAATTTATGCTCATGCGCCAAGGGGTCATCGATTTCGCCCTCGCATCCACCATCAACTGGTCACCTCAGGTGCCGTCCCTGAACCTGTTTGCTCTGCCGTTCTTCTTTGAATCCTATGAGCAGCTCGATGCCGTGAAAAACGGCGCACCGGGCATGGAGTTGTTCCGCCAGATTGAAGAGCGCGGTGTGGTGCCTTTGGCATGGGGAGAGAACGGTTTCCGGGAATTGACCAATCGCGTGCGGGCTGTGGATTCGCCCGAGGCCATAAAAGGCCTGAAGGTGCGTGTGGTGGGTTCCCCCATTTTTATCGATACCTTTCGAGCCTTGGAAGCCAATCCCATCAACATGAACTGGGGTGAAGCCCAAACCGCTTTTCAACAGGGTACCGTGGACGGTCAGGAAAACCCGGTCAATGCGGTGATCATTCCGTATCAGCTCTGGCAGGTGCACAAATACATTAGCATTTGGCACTACGCCATCGACCCGCTTATTCTTGGAGCAAGCCAAAAGACCTGGAAAACCTTTAGTCCCGAAGACCAAGCCATTCTGAAGCAAGCCGCTGTGGATGCCTGCGCCTGGGAAATTCAGCAGGCACGCCAAGGGCTGCAAGGTGACATGAGCGCTTTAGATACCTTGCGCCAAAACGGCATGGAGGTCACGGTGTTCACACCGCAGATGCGCGCCGCCTTTCGTGAGAAGACGCAGGCCGTTTACAACGACTGGAAGGAAAAAATCGGGGCCGACCTGGTAACTCAGGCCGAAAAGCTTCTCGGGCGATAG
- a CDS encoding pyridoxamine 5'-phosphate oxidase family protein: MLKKMIDLLTSHDMCVLATCRDHKPHCSLMAYVTDEQGLIVYMATRQDTTKFQNIRENGQVSLLVDTRQDDADRASVRALTVEGWAAPLTDAVRELEVRRRFQERHPQIHSLLNHPQSTFIEVRVRSFLLLEGPEKATHMMVK; this comes from the coding sequence ATGCTAAAGAAAATGATCGATTTGCTCACGTCTCACGATATGTGCGTTTTGGCGACCTGCCGAGATCACAAGCCCCATTGTTCGCTCATGGCCTACGTGACCGATGAACAGGGCCTTATCGTGTACATGGCCACACGGCAAGACACCACCAAGTTTCAAAACATCAGGGAAAACGGGCAGGTGAGCCTGCTTGTGGACACGCGTCAAGATGATGCGGATCGCGCCTCCGTTCGAGCCCTGACCGTGGAGGGGTGGGCCGCACCCTTAACGGATGCCGTCCGAGAGCTTGAGGTGCGGCGGCGTTTTCAAGAGCGGCACCCTCAGATTCACAGCCTACTCAATCACCCCCAGTCGACCTTTATCGAGGTGAGGGTGCGGTCTTTTCTCTTGCTGGAAGGACCGGAAAAGGCCACCCACATGATGGTCAAATGA
- a CDS encoding TRAP transporter small permease translates to MPRAWILWLRDHFEEAVCALLLLVMALVAFVNVGIRYGTNYSFAFVEEVEVSALVYLTVFGGAAAFRKGLHLGLHFVFVRLPLSLRRAVLLLSMSLIVFVFGTLAYYGIVQMRDEMALSTLSEALQVPQWAYTLAVPLGSLLIILRAFERTRVLWHEHE, encoded by the coding sequence ATGCCTCGGGCATGGATTCTATGGCTTCGAGATCATTTTGAAGAGGCTGTGTGCGCCCTGCTCCTTCTCGTCATGGCGCTCGTTGCCTTTGTCAACGTGGGCATTCGCTATGGCACCAACTATTCCTTTGCCTTTGTGGAAGAGGTGGAGGTGAGCGCGTTGGTGTATCTGACGGTTTTCGGCGGGGCCGCAGCGTTTCGCAAGGGCTTGCATCTGGGGCTGCATTTTGTGTTCGTTCGCCTTCCCCTTTCGCTTCGGCGTGCGGTGCTCCTGCTTTCCATGTCCCTCATCGTTTTCGTGTTCGGGACCCTGGCCTACTATGGCATCGTTCAAATGCGCGATGAAATGGCCCTGTCCACCTTGTCCGAAGCCCTTCAGGTGCCTCAATGGGCCTATACCCTGGCGGTCCCGCTGGGAAGTCTGCTCATTATCCTGAGGGCTTTTGAACGGACCCGTGTCCTCTGGCACGAGCACGAATAG
- a CDS encoding TRAP transporter large permease: MDPAFWLFFAFLVLLFLGIPIAVALGSVAIFMIWHFQLGIPVVSSNFYAGIAKYPLLAIPFFILAGMILERCGVSQRLVHLASLLVGSLPGGLAIVAVLVCVFFGGISGSGPADAAAMGAVLIPAMARKNYAREFSAALIAAGGSTAIVVPPSIAFILYGVITTTSVPALFAAGIFPGILAGLSLIVPAYWISKHRGYMGERRGTTRELVVAFKDAFWGLLAPLVILGGIYGGIFTATEAAIVAVFYGIFLGFVVYRTLNLKSFYQILVDAAVSSAVVLLIVALAGLYSWAGATLGVMEKIADSLLSISSHPAVVLVLVNVVILVAGMLLDAISIYYVFLPILMPIMTHFGWDPLWFGVLMTLNLAIGQFTPPVAVNLYVTTNLAGISLEKTSVATLPFVAAMAVALFLVALFPALSLWLPRLWGLY; the protein is encoded by the coding sequence ATGGACCCGGCGTTTTGGCTTTTTTTCGCTTTCTTGGTGCTGCTCTTTCTTGGCATTCCCATTGCGGTCGCCTTAGGCAGCGTGGCCATCTTTATGATTTGGCATTTCCAGTTGGGCATTCCGGTGGTTTCTTCCAACTTTTACGCCGGCATTGCCAAGTATCCGCTGCTGGCCATTCCTTTCTTTATCTTGGCTGGCATGATTCTTGAGCGCTGCGGCGTGTCGCAACGTCTGGTCCATTTGGCCAGTCTGCTCGTGGGGTCTCTTCCCGGCGGCTTGGCCATCGTGGCGGTTCTGGTGTGCGTGTTTTTCGGGGGGATCAGCGGGTCCGGCCCCGCCGATGCCGCCGCCATGGGCGCCGTGCTCATACCCGCCATGGCTCGAAAAAATTACGCTCGAGAATTCAGCGCAGCGCTCATCGCCGCCGGGGGGTCCACGGCCATTGTGGTCCCTCCCAGCATTGCCTTTATCCTATATGGTGTCATCACCACGACGTCGGTGCCGGCCCTCTTTGCGGCAGGCATTTTCCCTGGGATTCTCGCCGGTCTTTCCCTGATCGTCCCCGCCTATTGGATTTCCAAGCATCGCGGCTACATGGGCGAGCGTCGCGGCACCACCAGGGAACTGGTCGTGGCCTTCAAAGACGCCTTTTGGGGATTGCTCGCCCCATTGGTGATTCTCGGGGGCATTTACGGGGGCATCTTTACCGCCACGGAAGCCGCCATTGTGGCCGTCTTTTACGGTATCTTCTTGGGTTTCGTGGTCTACAGGACCCTCAACCTTAAAAGCTTCTACCAAATTCTTGTGGATGCCGCCGTGTCTTCGGCCGTGGTGCTGCTCATTGTGGCCCTGGCCGGCCTCTATAGCTGGGCGGGAGCGACCCTTGGAGTCATGGAAAAAATCGCTGATTCCCTGCTGTCCATATCCTCCCATCCCGCCGTGGTTTTGGTCCTGGTCAATGTCGTCATCCTTGTTGCCGGTATGCTTTTGGACGCCATTTCCATCTACTATGTGTTCCTGCCCATTTTGATGCCCATCATGACCCATTTCGGTTGGGATCCTCTGTGGTTCGGCGTGCTCATGACGTTGAATTTGGCCATCGGACAGTTTACGCCTCCTGTCGCCGTCAACCTGTACGTGACCACGAATTTGGCCGGCATTTCCCTAGAAAAAACCTCTGTAGCCACCCTCCCCTTCGTAGCGGCCATGGCCGTGGCGCTTTTTCTTGTAGCCCTGTTTCCAGCCCTGAGCCTGTGGCTGCCGCGACTGTGGGGACTTTACTGA
- a CDS encoding cryptochrome/DNA photolyase family protein: MDDLFVPQERLQAVNSQAVNPQGAFVLYWMTAYRRLSWNFALDRAVQWALELKKPLLILEALRLDYPWASDRFHAFVLQGMRENEALCRATPATYYAYVERSIGEGKGLLSALGQMCCVVVTDDFPAFFLPSMIAAAGRKLPVLLEKVDSNGLLPMMSPGKAFSSAYAFRRYLQHTLPNYLEQRPLENPLDLLPPLQSTLDLDSLFSRWPPCTEKHLAHPEDLVSTLPIDHQVGICATLGGSTPGRRRLEHFIARNLSRYAQDRNHPDEDATSGLSPYLHFGHVSAHEIFNAVCRHEAWTIEKLATKATGSRSGWWGMNEGAEAFLDQLVTWRELGFNMCRYTTDNDAYESLPSWAQETLERHAADARPYVYSLKDFEKAETHDPLWNAAQRELLSEGRIHNYLRMLWGKKILHWTRTPQEALQFMIELNNKYALDGRDPNSYTGIFWVLGRYDRPWGPERSVFGKVRYMSSKNTARKIHLEDYLSTYGKT; encoded by the coding sequence ATGGACGATCTTTTCGTACCTCAAGAACGCCTTCAAGCGGTCAATTCCCAAGCCGTGAACCCACAGGGGGCTTTCGTCCTTTACTGGATGACGGCGTACCGGCGCTTGTCATGGAATTTCGCTCTGGATCGGGCCGTTCAATGGGCCCTGGAACTCAAAAAGCCTCTGCTCATTCTCGAAGCCTTGCGTCTGGATTACCCTTGGGCCAGTGATCGCTTTCATGCGTTTGTTCTGCAGGGGATGAGGGAAAACGAGGCCCTGTGCCGCGCCACACCCGCCACTTATTATGCTTACGTGGAACGATCCATTGGGGAGGGTAAGGGCTTGCTGAGCGCTCTGGGGCAGATGTGCTGTGTCGTGGTCACGGACGATTTTCCCGCCTTTTTCTTGCCTTCCATGATTGCGGCTGCCGGTCGGAAACTTCCGGTGCTATTAGAAAAAGTGGACAGCAACGGCCTTCTTCCCATGATGAGCCCGGGCAAGGCGTTTTCTTCCGCCTATGCCTTTCGAAGATATCTTCAGCACACACTTCCGAATTATCTGGAACAGAGGCCACTGGAAAATCCCCTGGACCTTTTGCCCCCACTCCAATCCACCCTAGATCTTGACAGCTTGTTTTCCAGATGGCCTCCATGCACTGAAAAGCATCTTGCACACCCCGAAGATTTGGTCTCGACACTGCCGATCGATCACCAAGTGGGCATCTGTGCGACGCTCGGAGGTTCCACTCCGGGGCGCCGACGGCTGGAGCATTTTATCGCGCGAAACCTTTCCCGCTATGCCCAGGACCGCAACCATCCCGACGAAGACGCCACCAGCGGCCTTTCGCCTTACTTGCATTTCGGGCATGTGAGTGCCCACGAAATCTTTAACGCTGTCTGTCGTCATGAGGCTTGGACTATAGAGAAGTTGGCCACCAAGGCGACAGGATCTCGTTCGGGATGGTGGGGTATGAACGAAGGGGCCGAAGCGTTTTTGGACCAGTTAGTTACATGGCGGGAGTTGGGCTTCAACATGTGCCGATACACCACCGACAACGATGCCTATGAATCTTTGCCCTCATGGGCTCAAGAAACCCTGGAAAGGCACGCCGCCGATGCCAGGCCTTACGTGTATTCCTTGAAGGATTTTGAAAAGGCCGAAACCCATGACCCCTTGTGGAACGCCGCCCAAAGGGAGCTGCTCTCAGAGGGTCGTATCCATAATTACCTTCGCATGCTATGGGGAAAAAAAATCCTGCACTGGACCCGAACGCCACAGGAAGCGCTGCAATTCATGATCGAACTCAACAACAAGTACGCTCTGGATGGCCGCGATCCCAATTCTTACACGGGCATTTTTTGGGTTCTTGGGCGCTACGACAGACCCTGGGGACCCGAACGGAGTGTATTTGGAAAGGTCCGTTACATGTCGTCAAAAAACACTGCGCGAAAAATTCACCTGGAAGACTACCTTTCCACATACGGAAAAACCTGA
- a CDS encoding methyltransferase domain-containing protein has product MVERNAMQEKVQQWVYTEDAFQRVDETDDAVFYQTDRFVSHLDRVALETVEQIIGTLIIEDQPVILDLMAGWDSHIPATVQPAEVVGLGLNVNELKSNKALSRYVLHDLNANPRLPFADNTFDVVLNTVSVDYMTQPFRVFAEVARILKPGGMFLVIFSNRMFPQKAVKIWKESSEEERIFLVEDFFASVPEFEKTHLAISKGKPRPADDKYAHLGLPSDPVYAMWAEKKGVPKGRRPRPVVALNAGEAKSAEEVEQRKRHVAKTLQCPHCGERMKKWRVPQTPFTEWDNEFMYICFNDACPYLVRGWSVMESQGNRGFSYRMMYNPDRNILLPVPVPTLRALKESIVDEE; this is encoded by the coding sequence ATGGTCGAAAGAAACGCAATGCAGGAGAAGGTCCAGCAATGGGTCTACACGGAAGACGCCTTTCAAAGAGTCGATGAGACGGACGATGCGGTCTTTTATCAAACGGATCGCTTTGTTTCTCATTTGGATCGCGTCGCCCTGGAGACGGTGGAACAGATCATCGGTACCCTAATCATCGAGGATCAACCGGTGATTCTGGATCTCATGGCGGGATGGGATTCCCACATTCCCGCTACGGTGCAGCCCGCTGAAGTGGTGGGCTTGGGGCTCAACGTCAACGAACTGAAGTCCAACAAGGCGCTCAGTCGCTACGTGCTTCACGACCTCAACGCCAATCCTCGGCTTCCCTTCGCCGACAACACCTTTGACGTGGTCCTGAATACGGTCTCAGTGGACTACATGACGCAGCCCTTTCGGGTTTTTGCTGAGGTGGCGCGGATCCTCAAACCTGGGGGCATGTTTCTGGTGATTTTTTCCAACCGCATGTTTCCTCAAAAGGCCGTCAAAATCTGGAAGGAAAGCAGCGAAGAAGAACGCATCTTTTTGGTGGAAGATTTTTTTGCCAGCGTGCCGGAATTCGAAAAGACTCACCTGGCCATCTCCAAGGGTAAACCACGCCCTGCCGACGATAAGTATGCCCATCTGGGCCTTCCCAGCGATCCCGTCTACGCCATGTGGGCTGAAAAAAAGGGGGTGCCCAAAGGGCGACGCCCAAGGCCTGTCGTGGCGTTGAATGCAGGTGAGGCGAAGTCGGCTGAGGAGGTTGAACAAAGGAAGCGCCATGTGGCGAAAACCCTCCAATGCCCACACTGTGGAGAGCGCATGAAAAAGTGGAGGGTTCCTCAGACGCCCTTTACCGAATGGGACAATGAGTTTATGTACATTTGCTTCAACGACGCGTGCCCGTACCTCGTGCGAGGCTGGAGCGTCATGGAATCCCAGGGAAACCGTGGGTTTTCCTATCGCATGATGTACAATCCCGACCGCAACATTCTTCTGCCCGTTCCCGTGCCGACCCTGCGCGCTCTGAAAGAAAGCATCGTCGACGAGGAATAA